The following coding sequences lie in one Rutidosis leptorrhynchoides isolate AG116_Rl617_1_P2 chromosome 4, CSIRO_AGI_Rlap_v1, whole genome shotgun sequence genomic window:
- the LOC139842683 gene encoding uncharacterized protein, whose translation MAHNLMDQITHHENPEATTDTKTQGGKRKWNENQGNSSHQKKQDTTKFENANAKKNYNRKKPYCNRCYKHHYGACTIVCDRCKKVGHMSKDCTVNLAQPTGNKPKTCYGCGQVGHMKNQCSNAKKDGNAKGRAFNISAKGARENLDLVTGTFLLNNCIAYVLFDSGADRSFISKDFSTVINVPPTALDTKYIIELANGKTLKVDKIFQGCALTLADKVFEVDLMPVELGSFDVIIGMDWLSKNHANIACTEKSIRIPLANGETLVVQGEKSGAKLNIISCMKARKYLRKGCQAILAHVKAMESEKKRLEDVPVVKDFPGVFPEDLPGLPPHRQVEFQIDLIPGAAPIARPPYRLAPSELQELSNQLQELLDKGFIRPSSSPWGAPILFIQDFSKIARPLTTLTHKGKKFEWLKEQESAFQQLKHKRTTASILSLPEGNEDFVVYCDTSRQGLGCVLMQRQKVIAYASRQLKLEAVKEEYWKDEAIKGLIKQIEVKGDGTRYFAGRLWVPKYGELRKLVLDEVHKTRYSIHLGTGKMYHDIKEFYWWPNMKADVATYVSQCLTCAKVKVENQKPSGLLQQPKIPQWK comes from the exons ATGGCACACAACCTAATGGATCAGATCACACATCATGAAAACCCGGAAGCAACAACAGATACAAAAACTCAAGGCGGTAAGCGTAAGTGGAACGAGAACCAAGGAAATAGTTCTCACCAGAAGAAACAAGATACCACCAAGTTTGAGAATGCTAATGCCAAGAAGAATTATAATCGCAAGAAACCTTATTGTAATCGATGTTATAAGCATCATTATGGAGCTTGTACTATTGTTTGTGATAGGTGCAAAAAGGTGGGGCATATGTCCAAAGATTGTACAGTCAATCTCGCACAGCCAACTGGAAACAAACCTaaaacttgttatggatgtggacaaGTGGGACACATGAAGAATCAGTGTTCGAATGCCAAGAAGGATGGAAATGCAAAAGGTAGAGCATTTAATATCTCGGCAAAAGGAGCTCGTGAAAATCTTGAtttagtcacgggtacatttcttctaAACAACTGCATTGCTTATgtactatttgatagtggtgctgatagaagttttatttcTAAGGACTTTAGTACCGTAATTAACGTACCTCCAACTGCTTTAGATACTAAGTATATCATAGAATTGGCTAATGGCAAAACTTTGAAAGTAGATAAGATCTTTCAAGGTTGTGCTCTAACGTTAGCTGATAAAGTATTTGAAGTCGATCTTATGCCTGTtgagttaggtagttttgatgttattattggtatggattggttatctaaGAACCATGCGAACATTGCTTGCACGGAGAAATCCATTCGTATTCCTCTCGCGAATGGTGAAACTTTGGTAGTTCAAGGAGAAAAGAGTGGCGCGAAACTCAACATCATTTCTTGCATGAAGGCTCGAAAATATTTAAGAAAAGGATGTCAAGCCATCCTCGCGCACGTAAAGGCGATGGAGTCAGAGAAGAAGCGACTTGAGGATGTACCGGTAGTAAAGGATTTTCCTGGAGTTTTTCCTGAAGATTTACCTGGTCTTCCTCCACATaggcaagttgaatttcaaattgacttAATTCCGGGAGCTGCACCTATTGCTCGACCACCGTATCGATTAGCACCTTCAGAATTGCAAGAGTTGtcgaaccaattacaagaactgttggataagggatttattcgacctAGTTCATCGCCCTGGGGTGCTCCTATctt gtttatccaagatttttcaaagATTGCGCGACCTTTAACTACACTGACTCATAAAGGAAAGAAGTTTGAATGGTTAAAGGAACAAGAGTCTGCATTTCAACAATTGAAGCATAAACGAACTACTGCATCCATATTATCTTTACCTGAGGGAaatgaagattttgtggtttattgtgacacCTCGCGTCAAGGActtggatgtgttttgatgcagcgacagaaggtcattgcttatgcatcacgACAGCTGAAG TTAGAAGCTGTGAAGGAGGAATATTGGAAGGATGAGGCGATTAAAGGATTGATTAAGCAAATTGAAGTAAAGGGTGATGGGACCcgatactttgcaggacgtctatGGGTACCAAAGTATGGTGAATTAAGAAAACTTGTGTTAGATGAAGTgcacaagacaagatactcaaTTCACCTTGGAACTGGGAAAATGTATCACGATATCAAggaattttattggtggcctaacatgaaagctgacgTTGCCACTTATGTGAGCCAATGTCTGACTTGTGCGAAAGTCAAAGTGGAGAATCAAAAACCGTCAGGGTTGTTACAACAGCCAAAAATCCCACAGTGGAAAtga